In Hoplias malabaricus isolate fHopMal1 unplaced genomic scaffold, fHopMal1.hap1 scaffold_76, whole genome shotgun sequence, the genomic stretch CATTTAGAGCAGAATCTCAagagcccagctgtgtgtctatgaagagcGACATCTCGATGCACAATCCTCCAGGTTTCAGTAATGAAAAAATCAGCACTGATCTGAGGTGAGTATTTCTCTCTGTGGATGTTTCAGTATCTTCAACTTAATCAGGAAATATACTGAATACTGGATGGTAGACTTCTGTAGAGTTCAGTTCAATTATTAAACTAATCTTTCTCATTTTTCCAGGTTATGTTTTAAGCAGCAGACATTTAGAGCAGAATCTCAagagcccagctgtgtgtctatgaagagcGACATCTCGATGCACAATCCTCCAGGTTTCAGTAATGAAGAAATCAGCACTGATCTGAGGTGAGTATTTCTCTCTGTGgaatggtttctttttttttatttttttttttttgtgcttgcgCCTGTAACTACAGAACTATGTCTGGTGTGTGGAAGATTTTACACAGTTTCTACAGAGAACCATCTCTGGGATTCTCCATCGCTACAACAGATGTCAGTGTTAAAATATCAGTGACACTCAGTGTACGTATACACATATACAGTGTaaaccgcacacacacacactggtctaaatgaaagaaaaatactCTCAACCACCACACAACAGAAACCCTTTTATGAAAAATGAAGTCATTcagcatctgaatttattactgaaacacactcactcaataaTCCCTTCtgcattctctctgtctctgtctctgtctctaggAGGGATGTGCGGCTCCAGGATGGTTccaggtgtggagtgtgtgagcagattcagacagatccAGTCTCtatcacctgtggacactctttTTGTAGACAGTGCATCAGGAGCCTTAGGGACCAGTCTGTCCACTCTGGAGACTTGACCTGTCCCTGCTGCAGAAGGAGGTTTAAAACGGGCTCTGTTCAGTTTCCACACACGGAGGAGTCCATGGAGCTGGATGAATACAAACCAGTGGATGACGTCCTGCTCAGTGtctcagagagaaacaaaatcagcctgaagAACAAGTACGAGAGCTTATTTGAGGGATTCAAAACACAAGAGAATAAAATCCTCCTGAACAGGGtttacactcagctctacatcatcgagggagagagggaaggagtgaATGAAGAACATGAAGTTTTACAGATTGAAAACAAACCCTGGAAACAAAACCTGCCAGATACACCAATAAACTGTTTAGACATATTTAACCCTGTACAGTGTACGATGGGAGAAATGGAAGAAGACAACACAAGAGCTGTGATGGATGAAGATGTGAGACGTGAAGAAGGAGAAGCAGATAAAGATCCACAAGTGGAAAAACTTAAATGCGTTCTGACTAAAGGCATTGCTGGTATtggaaaaactgtctctgtgcagaagttcattctggactgggctGAAGGAAAAGCCAATCAGGATATAGAGTTCATGTTTGTGCTTCCATTCCGAGAGCTGAACCTGATTAAAGACAAACAGTACAGTCTTCATGGGCTTCTGTGTGACCTCCACCCTGAGCTCCGAAGTCTGGACACAAAGGAATATGacgtgtgtaaaactgtgttcATATTTGACGGCCTCGATGAAAGCAGAATTCCACTGAAGTTctcagagagtgagaaagtgtCAGACGTGACCAAGGTGTCTTCAGTGGACGTGTTGATGACAAACCTCATCAAAGGAGacctgcttccctctgctcacaTCTGGATAACCTCCAGACccgcagcagccaatcagatcccctCTCAGTACATCAGCCGTGTGACAGAAATTCAGGGATTCAATGATCCACAGAAGgaggagtacttcaggaagaggATTAGTGACCAACACCAAGCCGACAGTGTCATCTCCCACATTAAGACAACGAGGAGTCTCcacatcatgtgccacattcCAGTTTTCTGCTGGATCTCAGCAACTGTGCTTCAGGGAATCATGAAACAAGGGACCACAGAAATCCCTAAAACTCTGACTGCAATGTACTCACACTTTCTGTGCACTCAGACGATCATGAGGAAGGAGAAGtatgaggaggaagatgagagaggaACTTTACAGGAAGTCCTGAGATCCAACAGGAACATGTTTCTGAAACTGTCTGAACTGGctttcaaacagctgatgaagggcaatgtgatgttctatgaagatgacctgagagagtgtgggattgatgtcactgaggcctcagtgtaCTCTGGAATTTGCACTGAGATCTTTAGGGAGGAGTCTGTGCTTTACCAGAGGAAGGTTTACTGCTTTGTGCATCTGAGCTTTCAGGAGTTCCTGGCTGCTTtctatgtgtttcactgctgtgTGAACAACAAGAGGAAGGAAATGAAGTTTCTGAAGCCAAAAAAAATGAAGTGGTCTGACAGTGTTTCACTGGACGAGCTGCTGGAGGGAGCTGTTCGTACAGCTTTAAAGAGTAAGACTGGACACCTGGATCTGTTTCTCCGTTTTCTGTTGGGCATATCACTGGAGTCCAATCAACAACTCCTGCAGgacctactgacacacacagtgagcagcTCTGAGAGCATCAAGAAAACAGTTCAGTACATCAAACACATGATACAATCAGAGGATTTTCCTTCTGACAGATCTATCAACCTGTTCCTCTGTCTCACTGAAATGAACGACTCCTCTTTATCCAGTAAAATCCAGGAGTATCTCAAAACAGAGAAACACTCAGATAAGACACTGTCTGCTGATGAGTGTTTAGCATTAGCCTACATGCTCGTGAACTCAGACAAGGTGCTGGATGAACTGGACTTGAGGAAGTACAACACCACTGAGCAGGGTTATTGGAGACTGATCCCAGCTGTGAGCAACTGCAGAAAGGCAGTGTGAGTGCTGTttctatatgttttttttatatatatatttcaggttGTTGTTGACTGAGAAAAGTTTCCAGATGTTTTACGGTCAGTAGAAGTTCTTCACTCTGTGTATAATTAGGAtgtgataaataaaatgaatgagacAGGtggagtttgatgaacatggaTAAGACTGATGtctttctcttgttttctctcactcacactgtaTATCACACAAATCCCCCAAGTTTATAAAAGCAGCAAATCTGATGTTTGATTCCCGTGAGGCTGAATTTCAAGGAGTGTTCAGACTTGTAGTTCAGTTTCCTTGGGTTGGACCAAATATGtaaattcatacatttttatattttagttcTGGTTTTGTTACGAACCACTCGCTCTCCAGCTCACCTGAGTATTAATTAGTTACACCTGCACCTCATAAGCCACACTCCAGTGGCAGCCTTTAagtttcctctctcctctctcttccttgCGAAGTATTGCCCTTACATGCGTTTAACTAAACTGTCTAATTTTCCTCTCTGTCTTCTGGTATTTCGATCTCTGCTTTTCCCCTCAGGACCCGTCATTCGCCTAGCCCCTCGGATAATCTCTGGACTCTGCTTTCCCGGTGTGACCCACGCTTTCCCTGACTACGCTTACAGGAATAAACCCATCTGGACCGTACACGTCTCTGTGATCCACTCAATACTCTTTACAAATAAAACTCCTGCGATTGGATCCTTtagtttctctgtttttctttggacattaCAGAATACTTTACCAGTAAAAATGGATCCAGCGGAGTTGTCAGCTCACCTCGCTCGACAGGACGCTACTATCACTCGGCTCCAGGAAACAATTCAAGGACTCGT encodes the following:
- the LOC136685466 gene encoding NLR family CARD domain-containing protein 3-like translates to MMEPPSTTDFSSGTCDTKQHTFRAEPPEPSGVSMKTNLLKMDPPGFRNERLSTDPRLCFKQQTFRAESQEPSCVSMKSDISMHNPPGFSNEKISTDLRLCFKQQTFRAESQEPSCVSMKSDISMHNPPGFSNEEISTDLRRDVRLQDGSRCGVCEQIQTDPVSITCGHSFCRQCIRSLRDQSVHSGDLTCPCCRRRFKTGSVQFPHTEESMELDEYKPVDDVLLSVSERNKISLKNKYESLFEGFKTQENKILLNRVYTQLYIIEGEREGVNEEHEVLQIENKPWKQNLPDTPINCLDIFNPVQLEKLKCVLTKGIAGIGKTVSVQKFILDWAEGKANQDIEFMFVLPFRELNLIKDKQYSLHGLLCDLHPELRSLDTKEYDVCKTVFIFDGLDESRIPLKFSESEKVSDVTKVSSVDVLMTNLIKGDLLPSAHIWITSRPAAANQIPSQYISRVTEIQGFNDPQKEEYFRKRISDQHQADSVISHIKTTRSLHIMCHIPVFCWISATVLQGIMKQGTTEIPKTLTAMYSHFLCTQTIMRKEKYEEEDERGTLQEGNVMFYEDDLRECGIDVTEASVYSGICTEIFREESVLYQRKVYCFVHLSFQEFLAAFYVFHCCVNNKRKEMKFLKPKKMKWSDSVSLDELLEGAVRTALKSKTGHLDLFLRFLLGISLESNQQLLQDLLTHTVSSSESIKKTVQYIKHMIQSEDFPSDRSINLFLCLTEMNDSSLSSKIQEYLKTEKHSDKTLSADECLALAYMLVNSDKVLDELDLRKYNTTEQGYWRLIPAVSNCRKAV